Proteins co-encoded in one Astyanax mexicanus isolate ESR-SI-001 chromosome 1, AstMex3_surface, whole genome shotgun sequence genomic window:
- the cd180 gene encoding CD180 antigen translates to MGSPCSYCTVILFSCIAASTQTTPWITKQCIQIADGYDCGGLALQSVPDEISESSRTLDFSFNYLPALYNTTFQRLKNLVLLDLTRCSITFVYEDTFHHQPKLKTLILVGNLLVFIADSAFSGPEGLQHLSLASSMIRSLKDIPTANLMLLETLDLSGSDIQFLEGLNNFNFQLLKRLNLDLNSIERIGAADLQALQTTSGIELSFKGNDLEEVEPKAFQGLDLGSLDFSSCFSKMNTSVLLKGLEGLKTTKLNLGIYEDSPKSYVTSAGLQSFCNISVLQLGFQLQHFSDLTEMSFQCLSGLQMLDLTRAHLSIFPQNLSNLPTLSHLKLDENRFEDICQIHAANFPMLTHLSISENNRDLFFTENCLEPLSRLEVLDLSHSGLSTKSPCCNKQLSGLSNLKLLNLSYNFAMNWEPLPFSSTLQLNHLDLTWVVYNLSSPSPFSNLLNLHTLNLSWSSSDLSSLPNLLKGLENLWTLNLKGNAIQSGVLTNGDSFNHVPLLEKLILSGCSITGLGKNVFKGLRKLTYVDLSENHLTTPSVSAFYSLKQIQLNFAKNAIAEVDIEGFEGLGETSSIDLSYNPLACTCSNYQFINWVKANANKIKHIQETRCNSTKQKIVNVDLHCTVSNHTLKLTLTIVVVIAVVLLLFFILRKRKCAAYSRL, encoded by the exons ATGGGAAGCCCCTGCTCTTACTGCACTGTGATTCTGTTCTCCTGCATAGCTGCCTCTACTCAGACTACTCCCTGGATCACTAAACAATGCATACAg ATTGCTGACGGTTATGACTGCGGGGGTCTGGCTCTACAGTCTGTGCCGGATGAGATCTCAGAGTCTTCCAGAACTCTAGACTTCAGCTTCAACTACCTGCCAGCACTATACAACACCACCTTCCAGAGACTGAAGAACCTCGTTTTACTGGATCTGACCAG GTGTAGCATCACTTTTGTGTACGAGGACACCTTTCACCATCAGCCAAAGCTCAAGACTCTTATTTTGGTAGGCAATCTGCTGGTGTTCATAGCAGACAGCGCCTTCTCAGGACCGGAGGGGCTACAACACCTCAGTCTTGCCAGCTCCATGATCCGCAGTCTTAAAGACATCCCTACTGCCAACCTCATGCTCTTGGAGACTCTGGATCTGTCGGGAAGTGATATCCAGTTCCTGGAAGGTCTGAATAATTTTAATTTCCAGCTGTTGAAAAGGCTAAATCTAGATTTGAACTCTATAGAAAGGATAGGGGCTGCTGATCTCCAAGCCCTTCAGACAACTAGCGGAATCGAGCTCAGCTTTAAAGGCAATGATCTTGAGGAGGTTGAGCCTAAAGCCTTTCAGGGGCTGGACTTGGGCAGCTTGGACTTCAGTAGTtgcttcagtaaaatgaacacatCTGTTCTGCTGAAGGGACTGGAAGGATTGAAGACCACCAAGCTGAATCTTGGGATCTATGAGGACAGCCCGAAGAGCTATGTGACGTCTGCTGGACTCCAATCGTTCTGTAACATATCAGTGCTTCAGTTAGGTTTCCAACTCCAACACTTCAGTGATCTGACGGAAATGAGCTTTCAGTGCTTGTCAGGGCTTCAGATGTTAGATCTAACCAGGGCACATCTTTCAATCTTCCCACAGAACCTGTCCAACCTGCCTACGCTGTCTCATCTGAAGCTGGACGAGAATAGGTTTGAAGACATCTGCCAAATCCATGCTGCAAACTTCCCTATGTTGACTCATTTGTCCATTAGTGAGAACAACAGGGATCTGTTCTTCACCGAGAACTGTCTAGAACCTCTGTCACGTCTAGAGGTGTTAGATCTTAGCCACAGCGGTTTAAGTACTAAAAGTCCTTGCTGTAACAAACAACTGTCTGGTCTGAGTAACCTGAAGCTGCTCAATCTGAGCTACAATTTTGCTATGAATTGGGAACCTCTACCTTTCAGTTCCACTCTGCAGCTAAACCATCTCGACCTCACCTGGGTGGTCTACAACCTGAGCAGCCCCTCTCCGTTTAGTAACCTTCTGAATCTTCACACTCTCAATCTGTCCTGGTCAAGCAGTGATCTCTCATCTCTCCCAAACCTTCTGAAGGGTTTGGAGAACCTATGGACACTCAATTTAAAAGGGAACGCCATACAAAGTGGGGTTCTCACTAATGGAGACAGTTTTAATCATGTCCCTCTTCTAGAAAAACTGATTCTCTCTGGATGTTCGATCACAGGCCTCGGCAAAAATGTCTTTAAAGGTCTCAGAAAACTGACGTACGTAGACCTCAGCGAAAACCACCTGACCACGCCTAGTGTCTCAGCTTTCTACTCTCTCAAGCAGATCCAACTCAACTTTGCCAAAAATGCAATAGCAGAAGTTGACATCGAAGGTTTTGAGGGATTAGGGGAAACGAGTAGCATTGATCTGAGCTACAACCCACTGGCCTGCACCTGTAGCAACTATCAGTTCATCAACTGGGtcaaagctaatgctaacaaaaTCAAACACATACAAGAGACGCGCTGTAATTCCACAAAGCAGAAGATTGTAAATGTTGATTTGCATTGTACAGTTTCAAATCACACACTGAAGCTCACACTTACAATTGTAGTAGTAATTGCTGTtgtattattactgttttttattcTGAGAAAACGTAAATGTGCAGCTTATTCAAGGTTGTGA